One window from the genome of Bdellovibrio sp. NC01 encodes:
- a CDS encoding CpaF family protein, with protein MNLEAKTLFENIQDEIRALPINEFLLSADEESNLRSKRIEQLISDRLNNKESLLQDRIRAEFDTWGPLTPLFQDEEITEILVNGPEQIWFEKGGQLFHHADTFFSDLSFRNCLERICLQAKAHISIEHPCVDAQFLDFRLSIVGDEVTRSNSHLSFRRHPKNPWTFQKLATNNWCDQKWLQTFDKLVRDRKNFLVIGSTGSGKTSVLNSFLNLLPQNERVVIIEDTSEITVPNGASMKLLTRDDPHGILPSIDQTQLVKRSLRLRPDRIVMGEVRGAEAKDFLMALATGHSGSFGTLHAQDAGQALIRLEMLIQMGAPQWSLTAIRKLIQLSLDYIVVTERTESGQRKLKGLFRLCSLEDHGFLLESVEQ; from the coding sequence ATGAATTTAGAAGCAAAGACCTTATTTGAAAATATTCAAGACGAGATCCGTGCTCTTCCAATTAATGAGTTTCTTCTGTCGGCTGACGAAGAATCGAATTTAAGATCGAAACGTATTGAACAATTAATCAGTGATCGATTGAACAATAAAGAATCCTTACTTCAAGATCGCATTCGGGCTGAGTTCGATACTTGGGGACCTTTGACTCCCCTCTTTCAAGATGAAGAGATCACAGAAATCTTGGTCAACGGCCCCGAACAAATTTGGTTTGAAAAAGGGGGACAGCTTTTTCATCACGCTGACACATTTTTTTCGGATTTGAGCTTTCGCAATTGCTTGGAAAGAATTTGTCTTCAGGCGAAAGCGCATATTTCCATAGAACATCCCTGCGTGGATGCGCAGTTTTTGGATTTCCGCTTAAGTATTGTTGGCGATGAAGTTACACGCAGCAATTCTCATTTATCATTTCGTCGTCATCCTAAAAATCCATGGACCTTCCAAAAACTTGCAACTAACAACTGGTGCGATCAGAAATGGCTGCAAACTTTCGATAAACTTGTGCGTGATCGTAAGAACTTCTTAGTGATTGGCTCGACAGGATCAGGGAAAACTTCGGTCCTGAATTCGTTCTTAAATCTGCTTCCGCAGAATGAACGTGTGGTGATTATTGAAGACACTTCTGAAATCACCGTGCCTAATGGCGCCAGCATGAAATTGCTTACCCGTGATGATCCACATGGTATTTTGCCAAGTATTGATCAAACTCAATTGGTGAAGCGTTCGTTGCGTTTAAGACCGGATCGTATCGTGATGGGTGAAGTGCGTGGTGCTGAAGCCAAAGATTTTTTGATGGCGCTAGCGACAGGTCATTCAGGAAGTTTTGGAACTTTACATGCGCAAGATGCGGGACAAGCATTGATCCGATTGGAAATGCTTATACAAATGGGGGCTCCGCAATGGAGCCTAACTGCCATTAGAAAACTGATTCAGCTCTCGCTCGACTATATTGTCGTGACGGAAAGAACTGAATCAGGTCAAAGAAAACTTAAAGGGCTGTTTCGCCTCTGCTCATTGGAAGACCACGGTTTTCTGCTTGAAAGCGTGGAGCAATAA
- a CDS encoding polyhydroxyalkanoic acid system family protein translates to MPKFTIDHQSSKSAQEAYTKIKEFLANDQDIRKFDPKLACNFNDGAMSCKMNGSQFKADMNVAASGAGSKVSVTVDLPLMLTPFKGKITETLQKKLSKYLA, encoded by the coding sequence ATGCCTAAATTTACTATCGACCACCAAAGCTCTAAAAGCGCCCAAGAAGCTTACACAAAAATTAAAGAGTTCCTTGCGAATGACCAAGATATTCGTAAGTTCGATCCTAAGCTTGCATGTAACTTCAATGATGGCGCTATGAGTTGCAAAATGAACGGTTCGCAATTTAAGGCCGATATGAATGTGGCGGCATCTGGCGCGGGTAGCAAAGTCAGCGTGACTGTCGATTTGCCGCTGATGCTGACGCCATTTAAAGGCAAGATTACAGAAACTCTACAAAAGAAACTTTCTAAATATTTAGCGTAA
- a CDS encoding acetyl-CoA hydrolase/transferase C-terminal domain-containing protein produces the protein MRMFSTLKEAEDFVFAQIGKRIVMATVLGLGKPNQLINAIYNRVKKDASSQLTIFTALSLDIPDPKSDLEKRFVDVFYENHFGANYPRLEYVKDLSAHKLPKNIRVHEFYFQAGTQLHNEIAQPDYISLNYTHVAQTILEMGINVIVQLVAKSSDGKKYSLSCNPDLTLDVADLFKKHDKPLLVIGVVHPDLPYLEGDAEVDPEFFGGILESSEIQQRLFAPPKLPVGLVDHMIGFHASRLLKDDGTLQIGIGSLSDGLVHSTLLRQHNNQVYKEAVRRYEELFFKPESIDLYDEPFKVGLYGTSEMLMDGFMHLRKGGVLKRMIKDHEENASRYLHGAFFLGSAEFYKWLRELEGEDFAGLSMTRVSKVNDLYDPHELALRRQRKNARFFNTCMTMNLLGGAASETLNNGQVVSGVGGQYNFVAMSHELPDSHSVLMLKSARTKKEKRTSNIVWNNEQITIPRHLRDVVVTEYGIAALKGQSDANCIKRILAITDSEYQDELLDEAKHYGKIDKNYQLPPEVRNNTPARLKEFAKTLGAQKALPRFPFGSDFTLEEENLQEGLFYLQNSSPSRLFKTLLKGFGSSKEDWNKEMVRMKLDHPSGLQEHVFQKLLKGALTAAKKK, from the coding sequence ATGAGAATGTTTTCGACTTTGAAAGAGGCAGAAGACTTTGTCTTCGCACAAATTGGTAAACGCATCGTAATGGCGACAGTATTGGGACTTGGAAAACCCAATCAGCTGATCAATGCCATTTACAATCGCGTGAAGAAAGATGCTTCGTCACAACTGACTATCTTCACCGCTTTGTCGCTTGATATTCCTGATCCGAAATCAGATTTAGAAAAAAGATTCGTCGATGTCTTTTATGAAAATCATTTTGGCGCCAATTATCCCCGCCTTGAATACGTAAAAGATTTAAGCGCGCACAAATTACCCAAAAATATTCGTGTGCATGAATTTTACTTCCAAGCGGGCACTCAATTACACAACGAGATCGCACAGCCCGACTACATCAGCTTAAATTATACCCATGTCGCACAAACTATTCTTGAAATGGGCATTAACGTCATCGTGCAGTTAGTTGCGAAAAGTTCTGATGGTAAGAAATACAGCTTAAGCTGCAATCCCGATCTTACTTTGGATGTCGCAGATTTATTTAAAAAACACGACAAACCTTTACTAGTCATCGGCGTGGTTCATCCGGATCTTCCCTATCTTGAGGGCGATGCCGAAGTTGATCCTGAGTTTTTTGGTGGAATTCTGGAATCTTCCGAAATCCAACAACGCTTGTTTGCTCCGCCGAAACTTCCCGTTGGTTTGGTGGATCATATGATTGGTTTTCACGCCAGCCGTTTGCTTAAAGATGATGGTACTTTGCAAATTGGAATCGGTTCCTTATCGGATGGCCTGGTTCATTCAACATTGCTGCGTCAGCACAACAATCAGGTTTATAAAGAAGCTGTTCGTCGCTATGAAGAACTTTTCTTTAAGCCTGAATCCATTGACCTTTACGACGAACCCTTCAAAGTTGGTCTTTACGGCACAAGCGAAATGTTGATGGATGGCTTCATGCACTTACGCAAAGGTGGCGTATTAAAGCGCATGATTAAAGATCATGAAGAAAATGCCTCGCGCTATTTGCATGGCGCTTTCTTTTTGGGATCTGCGGAATTTTATAAGTGGCTGCGCGAATTGGAAGGCGAAGACTTTGCTGGTCTTTCGATGACTCGGGTTTCAAAGGTAAATGATCTTTACGATCCGCATGAATTGGCTTTACGTCGCCAACGAAAGAATGCGCGTTTCTTTAATACGTGCATGACGATGAACTTACTGGGTGGTGCTGCCTCTGAAACTTTGAACAATGGTCAGGTCGTCAGTGGCGTGGGTGGACAATATAACTTTGTAGCGATGTCACATGAACTGCCTGATTCACATTCGGTGTTAATGCTTAAAAGTGCACGCACGAAAAAAGAAAAACGTACGTCCAACATCGTATGGAATAATGAACAAATCACAATTCCTCGCCATTTGCGCGACGTTGTTGTGACCGAATATGGTATTGCAGCCTTAAAGGGTCAAAGTGACGCGAATTGCATCAAACGAATTTTGGCGATCACTGATTCTGAATATCAAGACGAACTTTTGGATGAAGCAAAACATTACGGCAAGATTGACAAGAATTATCAACTGCCACCCGAAGTGCGCAACAACACACCAGCTCGTTTAAAAGAATTCGCCAAGACTTTAGGTGCGCAGAAAGCTTTGCCACGCTTCCCCTTTGGTAGTGACTTTACTCTCGAAGAAGAAAACTTACAGGAAGGTTTGTTCTATCTTCAGAACAGCAGTCCTTCGCGCCTGTTTAAAACACTGCTAAAAGGCTTTGGTTCATCGAAAGAGGACTGGAATAAGGAAATGGTGCGGATGAAGTTAGATCATCCCAGCGGCCTTCAAGAGCACGTTTTTCAAAAACTACTGAAAGGCGCTTTAACCGCAGCGAAAAAGAAATAA
- a CDS encoding DUF1266 domain-containing protein produces the protein MQRVLPETDLEKQMMCMGAVFIEENHVLDDLYDIIGSDLQDGKELTADAKEQVLKEMDEYFFRLDLNWGSEIRGDCIEILRDFWGVADKTTALKTLEDIRQQGHRTKFNVLKNTIPKGGLDKVSLEKFKQIFTFDFGDQQEMALQDDEYALLATWMQKTDRFVGECGVLGWDIGRLVHLTRLSYIAGYISDDEAWAEILKMAPIAAGKFKDWREFALSFIIGRTFWAGEEDPEVKKVCERLLGHPASPWLFYSLV, from the coding sequence GTGCAACGCGTACTTCCAGAAACAGATTTAGAAAAACAAATGATGTGTATGGGCGCAGTGTTCATCGAAGAAAACCACGTCTTGGATGACCTTTATGACATTATAGGTTCCGACCTGCAGGATGGAAAAGAACTGACTGCGGACGCGAAAGAACAAGTTTTAAAAGAAATGGATGAATACTTTTTCCGTTTGGATTTGAACTGGGGTTCAGAAATTCGCGGCGATTGTATTGAAATCCTTCGCGATTTCTGGGGCGTTGCTGATAAAACAACGGCGCTTAAAACTTTGGAAGACATTCGCCAACAAGGTCATCGCACAAAATTTAATGTCTTAAAAAATACGATTCCGAAGGGTGGCTTGGATAAAGTCTCTTTGGAAAAGTTCAAACAGATTTTTACTTTCGACTTCGGCGATCAGCAAGAAATGGCGTTGCAAGATGACGAATACGCTTTGCTTGCAACATGGATGCAAAAAACAGATCGTTTCGTTGGGGAGTGCGGCGTTCTTGGCTGGGATATCGGTCGTTTGGTTCATTTGACTCGCTTAAGTTATATTGCCGGTTACATTTCTGATGACGAGGCGTGGGCTGAAATCTTAAAGATGGCACCTATCGCCGCAGGGAAATTCAAAGACTGGCGCGAGTTTGCATTAAGCTTCATCATCGGCCGCACATTCTGGGCAGGCGAAGAAGATCCCGAAGTAAAAAAAGTCTGCGAAAGACTGTTGGGTCACCCTGCAAGTCCGTGGCTTTTCTATTCTTTAGTCTAG
- the aspS gene encoding aspartate--tRNA ligase, with protein sequence MKFVSQLKRSEYCGKLSSAHVGQKVVLMGWVDVRRDHGSLVFIDLRDREGIVQVVLDPNKNETSAAKNLRGEFVLAVEGVVRARPDGMKNAKIKTGEVEVEATRCEILNESAVPPFQAGDNNVNEMLRLKYRYLDLRTPRLQNHLMTRHKVAQVVRTFLSDNGFLEVETPILYKSTPEGARDYLVPSRVNQGTFYALPQSPQTLKQLLMIGGYDRYFQIARCFRDEDLRADRQPEFSQIDMEMSFIDQEDIMAMNEKLLRKIWKEIKGIDVKEIPRMTFQEAMDRFGNDKPDTRFGMEIKDLKSVVTGSGFKVFDDVLARGGIVRGIAVPKGGTYSRGQFDKLTDMAKRSGAKGLVWIKAEADGTYSSPVAKFFSPEKLAEMFKAVGANAGDCALIVADDYEVACASLSTLRMHLGKELNLINTSQYNFLWVVDFPLLEYSPDEKRWVARHHPFTSPKDEFFGDLLGNNEAAYGKILAKAYDLVCNGYEMGGGSIRIYRNEIQQAMFRLLGMSEEETKHKFGFFLEALKYGTPPHGGIAWGLDRLVMLLCETDAIREVIAFPKTAKASDLMSDCPSEVNRDQLTEVGVRLTPLAEKALEETKKNS encoded by the coding sequence ATGAAATTTGTCAGCCAGTTAAAGAGGTCAGAGTACTGCGGAAAATTAAGCAGTGCGCATGTAGGTCAAAAAGTTGTTCTTATGGGTTGGGTGGATGTTCGCCGTGACCATGGAAGCTTAGTATTCATCGACTTGCGCGACCGTGAAGGGATCGTTCAAGTAGTTTTGGATCCAAATAAAAATGAAACTTCAGCAGCAAAAAATCTTCGCGGTGAATTCGTTCTAGCGGTTGAAGGTGTTGTGCGTGCTCGTCCTGACGGTATGAAAAATGCCAAAATTAAAACCGGCGAGGTTGAAGTTGAAGCCACTCGCTGTGAAATTTTGAATGAATCAGCCGTTCCGCCATTCCAAGCAGGCGATAACAACGTTAACGAAATGTTGCGTTTGAAATATCGTTATTTGGATTTGCGTACGCCGCGTTTGCAAAACCACTTGATGACTCGTCACAAAGTGGCGCAAGTCGTTCGTACATTCCTTTCAGACAATGGTTTCTTGGAAGTTGAAACGCCGATTCTTTATAAATCGACTCCAGAAGGTGCGCGTGACTATCTTGTGCCTTCACGTGTGAACCAAGGAACGTTCTATGCGTTGCCTCAGTCACCACAAACTTTGAAACAGTTGTTGATGATCGGTGGTTACGACCGTTACTTCCAAATCGCTCGTTGCTTCCGTGACGAAGATTTGCGTGCAGACCGTCAACCAGAGTTTTCGCAAATCGATATGGAAATGTCTTTCATCGACCAAGAAGACATTATGGCGATGAACGAAAAACTTTTGCGTAAGATCTGGAAAGAAATCAAAGGCATCGACGTAAAAGAAATTCCACGCATGACTTTCCAAGAGGCGATGGATCGTTTCGGTAATGATAAACCAGACACGCGCTTCGGTATGGAAATCAAAGATTTGAAATCTGTTGTGACAGGTTCAGGCTTTAAAGTTTTCGACGACGTTCTTGCCCGTGGCGGAATCGTTCGTGGTATTGCCGTTCCTAAAGGTGGCACGTACTCTCGTGGTCAGTTCGATAAATTGACGGACATGGCGAAACGTTCGGGCGCAAAAGGGTTGGTATGGATCAAAGCGGAAGCTGACGGCACATACTCTTCACCGGTTGCTAAGTTCTTCTCTCCTGAAAAATTGGCAGAGATGTTTAAAGCCGTCGGTGCGAACGCTGGCGACTGTGCTTTGATCGTTGCTGACGATTACGAAGTGGCATGTGCTTCATTGTCGACGTTACGTATGCACTTGGGTAAAGAGTTGAACTTGATCAACACAAGCCAATACAACTTCTTGTGGGTTGTGGACTTCCCATTGCTAGAGTACTCACCAGACGAAAAACGTTGGGTGGCTCGTCATCATCCGTTCACATCTCCGAAAGATGAGTTCTTTGGTGACCTTTTGGGTAACAACGAAGCTGCTTACGGCAAGATCTTGGCGAAAGCTTATGACCTTGTTTGTAACGGTTACGAAATGGGTGGCGGTTCTATCCGTATCTATCGTAACGAAATTCAACAAGCAATGTTCCGCCTGTTAGGCATGAGCGAAGAAGAAACGAAACACAAATTCGGCTTCTTCTTGGAGGCTTTGAAATACGGCACACCTCCGCATGGTGGTATCGCTTGGGGTCTTGACCGTCTTGTGATGCTTCTTTGTGAAACGGATGCGATCCGTGAAGTTATCGCATTCCCTAAAACTGCGAAGGCTTCTGACTTGATGTCTGATTGCCCAAGTGAAGTGAACCGCGATCAGTTGACGGAAGTAGGCGTGCGCTTAACTCCGCTAGCTGAAAAAGCTTTGGAAGAGACTAAAAAGAATTCTTAA
- a CDS encoding type II and III secretion system protein, with protein MKTLSLFFIAFLFVSFSFARDLTLSLGDTYELRPGPRTARVWIQDGQIIQAEGKGGLIILKARKEGLTTVQAGGVTYKVQVVHPEKRTVYEFLRDALKRIVGLQPEISEGDLMVSGRLYRLQDWLKLSEMVAPSTISYQMRASLSEPLQKEAQTYFSELFNKAKVPPQTIIFEPAAEIRVAGNDLIFKKYQQLLRPYGVNIIRDQESLDIAPTIKVQITVAEVSREHLIKHGISWPPEFKGVLSSGVLSAKDAEFAIQAMEKIGKAKILASPNLLCRSGKEAEFLAGGEFPIKVMNYEVHDILWKRFGILMKVKPKADAAGRMSISIETEISRVDYALKVDDVPGIMTNRVSSHFDITSAQTIALSGLLKSEDANDGQGLPGLSRIPVIGELFGSKEFKENRSELVIFVRPSIMQEGDNAPNNQHIGNL; from the coding sequence ATGAAAACACTCAGCCTTTTCTTCATTGCTTTCCTTTTCGTCTCTTTCTCCTTCGCACGCGATCTGACGCTATCGTTGGGCGACACTTATGAATTGCGCCCGGGCCCGCGTACGGCTCGCGTATGGATTCAGGATGGACAAATCATTCAAGCGGAAGGCAAAGGTGGCCTCATCATCCTAAAGGCCCGCAAAGAGGGCCTGACAACCGTTCAAGCCGGCGGCGTCACTTACAAAGTGCAAGTCGTTCATCCCGAAAAAAGAACTGTTTACGAGTTCCTGCGTGACGCACTTAAAAGAATCGTCGGCCTGCAACCCGAAATCAGCGAGGGCGATCTTATGGTCAGCGGCCGCCTGTATCGCCTTCAAGACTGGTTGAAATTGTCAGAGATGGTTGCGCCCAGCACGATTTCATATCAAATGCGCGCTTCACTCAGTGAACCTTTGCAGAAAGAAGCGCAAACATATTTTAGTGAGCTATTCAACAAAGCAAAGGTTCCACCGCAAACGATTATCTTTGAACCTGCGGCAGAGATTCGCGTCGCTGGCAATGATTTGATATTTAAAAAATACCAACAACTGCTTCGCCCTTATGGCGTCAACATCATCCGCGATCAGGAAAGTTTGGATATTGCTCCGACAATTAAGGTGCAAATCACTGTCGCCGAAGTTTCGCGCGAGCATTTGATTAAACATGGTATTTCGTGGCCGCCTGAATTTAAAGGCGTCTTGTCTTCTGGGGTATTAAGCGCAAAAGATGCAGAGTTTGCGATTCAGGCCATGGAAAAAATCGGCAAAGCGAAAATCTTAGCAAGTCCGAATCTTCTTTGCCGTAGCGGTAAAGAAGCCGAGTTCTTAGCAGGTGGTGAGTTCCCAATTAAGGTTATGAATTACGAAGTGCACGACATCTTGTGGAAACGTTTTGGTATCTTGATGAAAGTAAAACCCAAAGCTGATGCCGCTGGCCGCATGAGTATTTCAATTGAAACGGAAATTTCACGCGTTGACTATGCTTTAAAGGTCGATGACGTTCCGGGAATTATGACCAACCGAGTTTCCAGTCATTTTGACATCACAAGCGCACAGACGATTGCATTATCAGGATTATTAAAAAGCGAAGATGCAAATGACGGCCAAGGTTTGCCGGGTCTTTCACGAATTCCCGTCATCGGTGAATTGTTTGGCAGTAAAGAGTTTAAAGAAAATCGTTCTGAGCTTGTGATCTTCGTTCGTCCGTCCATCATGCAAGAAGGCGACAATGCTCCGAACAATCAACATATCGGTAATCTTTAA
- a CDS encoding DUF4097 domain-containing protein, whose product MLKKFLLGAAALFLVLVGSLILMMGYVFNHPDSIFNAFNSVTSKLTQGEAYEEKEEFFLQGIQTLHITSGRSHVQVLPYEGSSLKIELTGKIPRFEHGPFIVQGGDPSNLIIELHEPLASNWVHININGHESSSVSDSNLLAKIYIPKSFVAPVSIENIEGPVEVLVPKEKMYEFDLQSATGKIENETMGKSVEGINPAEVGKIKIVTTSGNISIKNSF is encoded by the coding sequence ATGTTGAAGAAGTTCCTATTAGGCGCTGCCGCTCTTTTTTTGGTATTGGTTGGCTCTTTAATCCTGATGATGGGTTACGTCTTCAATCATCCTGATTCAATCTTTAATGCTTTCAATTCCGTGACGTCAAAACTCACACAAGGTGAGGCCTACGAAGAAAAAGAGGAATTTTTCTTACAAGGCATTCAAACCTTGCACATCACATCGGGGCGTTCGCACGTTCAAGTCCTGCCTTATGAAGGTTCAAGTTTAAAAATTGAACTGACTGGTAAAATTCCCCGCTTCGAGCATGGCCCGTTCATTGTTCAAGGTGGCGATCCAAGTAATTTGATTATTGAATTGCACGAACCGCTAGCAAGCAACTGGGTGCATATCAACATTAACGGCCACGAAAGCAGTTCTGTATCTGATTCGAACTTGCTTGCGAAAATCTATATTCCAAAATCTTTTGTTGCGCCGGTATCGATTGAAAATATCGAAGGTCCGGTAGAGGTTTTAGTACCAAAAGAAAAGATGTACGAGTTTGATTTGCAATCAGCGACGGGAAAAATCGAAAACGAAACGATGGGAAAATCTGTCGAAGGAATCAATCCCGCGGAAGTGGGCAAGATTAAAATCGTGACCACTTCCGGGAATATCTCAATTAAGAATTCTTTTTAG
- a CDS encoding MinD/ParA family protein: MKRMNSFDMYRTRTISVTSGKGGVGKTTLVANLALSLAQKGKKVLILDGDLGMANVDILFGVRTTGNIHDIIAGRKEMKEILVEVSKDVHLIPGGSGVVDFNHMNHFERRAMVEAVSSLPLGYDYLLIDTAPGIAENVLFLNSAAQTVSVVITPDPASFADAYALIKVLNKQYKVNRFSIICNQVRDEEEGLSLYQRFNDVVNKFLYIGLDYWGSVPNDVVLKKATQMQRLIVRHDIGAESAKAIRQISNHIEKSSKLIEAGGGMQMFWDQVVGSA, encoded by the coding sequence ATGAAAAGAATGAATTCTTTTGATATGTACCGCACAAGAACTATCAGCGTGACATCCGGCAAGGGTGGCGTTGGTAAAACGACTTTGGTTGCTAACTTGGCGCTAAGCCTTGCACAAAAAGGCAAAAAAGTTTTGATCTTGGATGGCGATTTGGGGATGGCCAACGTCGATATTCTTTTCGGTGTAAGAACGACGGGCAATATTCATGACATTATTGCCGGCCGTAAAGAGATGAAAGAAATCCTTGTCGAAGTGTCTAAAGACGTCCATCTGATTCCGGGTGGCAGTGGTGTGGTTGATTTCAATCACATGAATCACTTCGAAAGAAGAGCGATGGTGGAAGCCGTTAGCTCATTGCCTTTGGGTTATGATTACTTGTTAATCGATACCGCTCCAGGCATCGCGGAAAATGTTTTGTTCCTTAACTCTGCAGCGCAAACGGTGTCGGTGGTGATTACTCCGGACCCTGCGAGTTTTGCAGATGCTTATGCTTTGATCAAAGTTTTGAACAAGCAATACAAAGTGAATCGCTTCTCGATCATCTGCAATCAAGTGCGTGATGAAGAAGAAGGCCTTAGTTTGTATCAACGCTTTAACGATGTCGTGAACAAGTTCCTATACATTGGTCTTGATTACTGGGGTTCAGTTCCTAATGACGTCGTTTTGAAAAAAGCAACACAAATGCAGCGTCTTATTGTGAGACACGATATCGGTGCCGAATCTGCAAAAGCCATTCGTCAAATTTCTAATCACATCGAGAAATCCTCGAAGCTGATTGAGGCTGGCGGCGGTATGCAAATGTTTTGGGATCAAGTCGTCGGCTCTGCGTAG
- a CDS encoding FliA/WhiG family RNA polymerase sigma factor yields MGKNAALLKKYKDEPKQLAPTKKDDLIKEYAPLIKFIAQKIAVRLPSNIELDDLISAGVIGLMDAIEKYDSTRDNKFKTYAEFRIRGAILDELRAQDWVPRSIRDKAKLLDKTMVQLEADLGRTPTDEEVAKALNVSIDEFHDLVNQVRPVSLLPIDQATTFSNTDKKSIMDILEGSRTNSPFNQLNVKNIKEVVAQAIEELPERQRLVLSLYYYEDLNLKEIGQVLRVTESRVSQLHAQAVARLRAKLAATIGAGELEIA; encoded by the coding sequence ATGGGGAAAAATGCGGCATTGTTGAAGAAGTACAAAGATGAGCCTAAGCAGCTCGCGCCCACAAAAAAAGACGATCTAATTAAAGAATACGCTCCTCTTATTAAGTTCATCGCACAAAAGATTGCCGTGCGTCTTCCTTCGAATATTGAACTTGATGACTTGATCTCTGCTGGTGTTATCGGCTTGATGGATGCTATCGAGAAGTACGATTCCACTCGCGACAATAAGTTTAAAACTTACGCTGAATTCCGTATTCGTGGTGCCATTCTTGACGAACTTCGTGCACAAGACTGGGTTCCACGTTCAATTCGTGACAAGGCAAAATTGCTTGATAAAACAATGGTGCAATTGGAAGCAGATCTAGGCCGTACGCCAACTGATGAAGAAGTGGCGAAAGCTTTGAATGTTTCTATCGACGAGTTCCACGATCTTGTGAATCAAGTTCGTCCGGTCAGCTTGTTGCCAATCGACCAAGCGACAACATTCAGTAACACTGACAAGAAATCCATCATGGATATCTTGGAAGGTTCAAGAACGAACAGCCCTTTCAATCAATTAAACGTTAAGAACATCAAAGAAGTTGTTGCGCAAGCCATCGAAGAACTTCCTGAAAGACAACGTTTGGTTCTTTCTTTGTATTATTACGAAGATTTGAACTTGAAAGAGATCGGTCAGGTTCTTCGTGTCACTGAATCACGTGTTTCTCAACTTCACGCGCAGGCAGTTGCAAGACTTCGCGCCAAACTAGCAGCGACAATTGGTGCTGGTGAATTAGAGATCGCGTAA
- a CDS encoding RNA polymerase sigma factor RpoD/SigA: MAKTKAKTETKAPAKKAPAKTSSKGSTLSKKEKAKVEVKPVVAEIVEDSSNETNPDFSGGEAEKAYAVPQEDFGGDVIDGKDDKQIVVADSSKALTSADPLVMYLNEIRRYKVLTKEEETALAKKYFESKDPEAAQALVKANLRFVVKVAAEYSKFGAKMIDLIQEGNVGLMHAVREFNPYKGARLITYAVWWIRGYIQEYLMRQYSMVRIGTTQNQRKLFYQLQKEKEALDAMGIEPSTALISDRLGIPEDEVRDMAMRMSGRDVSLDRPIDDESGTSLGDLQRDTSDQPLDEQLAKHEQLNLLKQKLAEIRPELSDREKIILDERILNDEPLTLQEIGEKYGITREAVRQMEARVLKKIKTKMESES, encoded by the coding sequence ATGGCAAAGACTAAGGCAAAGACTGAAACGAAAGCCCCTGCGAAGAAGGCCCCTGCAAAGACTTCTTCTAAAGGCAGCACTTTGTCTAAAAAAGAAAAGGCCAAAGTTGAAGTCAAACCCGTCGTTGCGGAAATTGTCGAAGACTCTTCAAACGAAACGAATCCTGATTTTTCAGGTGGCGAAGCTGAAAAAGCTTACGCGGTTCCACAAGAAGATTTCGGCGGTGATGTCATTGACGGTAAAGACGACAAACAAATCGTCGTCGCGGATTCTTCCAAAGCTCTAACGTCAGCTGATCCTTTAGTCATGTATCTGAACGAAATTCGTCGATACAAAGTTTTGACGAAGGAAGAAGAAACCGCTCTTGCTAAAAAATACTTTGAATCAAAAGATCCAGAAGCGGCACAAGCTTTAGTAAAAGCAAACTTACGCTTCGTCGTTAAAGTTGCGGCAGAGTATTCTAAATTCGGTGCAAAGATGATCGACCTTATCCAAGAAGGTAACGTCGGCCTCATGCACGCGGTTCGCGAATTTAATCCTTACAAAGGCGCACGTTTAATCACGTACGCCGTGTGGTGGATTCGCGGTTACATCCAAGAATATTTGATGCGCCAGTATTCAATGGTGCGTATCGGAACGACGCAAAATCAAAGAAAGCTTTTCTATCAATTGCAAAAAGAGAAAGAAGCTTTAGATGCCATGGGCATTGAACCCAGCACGGCTTTGATCAGCGATCGTTTGGGAATTCCCGAAGACGAAGTCCGCGACATGGCGATGCGTATGTCAGGTCGTGATGTCAGCCTGGATCGTCCTATCGATGATGAGTCAGGGACAAGCCTTGGTGATTTACAAAGAGATACATCCGATCAACCCTTGGATGAGCAACTTGCGAAACACGAGCAATTGAATTTGCTTAAACAAAAACTCGCAGAAATTCGCCCAGAACTTTCTGATCGTGAAAAAATCATTTTAGATGAACGTATCTTGAATGACGAACCGCTGACTCTGCAAGAGATCGGCGAAAAGTATGGCATTACTCGCGAAGCCGTTCGTCAGATGGAAGCTCGCGTTCTTAAAAAAATCAAAACTAAGATGGAATCGGAATCCTAA